From the Paraflavitalea soli genome, the window ATTGATCGCTAACGCCATGAAGGAACGCAATATTCCTTTCCTGTATCTCGATGGCAGTACCAAGGCAACTGATCGCCAGGCGCTGGTAGAGCAGTTCCAATCGGATGAAAACCTGCCGGTATTCCTGATCAGCCTCAAAGCAGGTGGCGTAGGCTTAACCCTTACTGCCGCCGATTATGTGTACCTGGTTGACCCCTGGTGGAATCCCGCGGCGGAACAGCAAGCCATTGACCGTACCCACCGCATTGGGCAACAGAATAAAGTATTCGCCTATAAAATGATCTGCAAAGACTCTGTTGAGGAAAAGATCCTGGCCCTTCAGCAGCGCAAAAAAGCCCTGGCCGAAGAGCTCATTACAGAAGATACCGGCTTTGTCAAGAACATGACAGCCGAGGATGTGGACTTCCTTTTTAGCTGATTTTTTACTTCTGATACACTTGCAAGTGGTTGTATATCAGCCATTAATACCTGTTTTGAATGCTCTCAAGATGCTCATACTTGCACTGAATTTAGATGCTCCACTCGATAGGGTACTCTAATCCATTGATATTCGCCGGATTATCAACACCCGCTTGCACCCGGATAAAAGTGGTAATTGCACTGGTAAGGCTAAGCCAGTGCAATTATCAGGGGACTGCAGTGCAATTACACTAGATAAGAACGGCCTATTGGCCCGGCCAGGGGATAAAATTAAAAAGGGTGAGCTGCCCCTGAGACAGCCCACCCTTTTCTTATAAATATGCCTGTTTCTTACTTCAATGTTACATCTGCCACCACCGGAAAGTGGTCAGAAGGGTACTTACCAAAGTAGCTGTCCGTCAGAATACCCCACCTTTTAACGGAAAACTGCTTGGTCACAAAAATGTGATCGATGATAGCCGTGCTGCTGGGCGTTCTAAAGCTGTTAAAGGAGCCATTATTGGCATAAGGCTTCTTAACTGCCCGGTAAGTATCGGCCAGCACTTCAGAGCCCGCAATGGTCTGGTACCACTGGCTATTGTGATCTCCGTTAAAGTCGCCGGTGAGCAGAACAGGGCTGTCGCCAGCGATCGTTTTGATCTTTTCGAGGATCAGCTTGCTGCTTTCCTGCCGGGCCCTTACACCCTGGTGATCATAGTGCACGTTGAATACATAGAACTTCTTTTTGCTCTTTGCATCCTGCAATTGTAACCAGGAGCAGATGCGGTTGAGCCGGGCATCCCAACCGGGACCGGGCTTGTCAGGCGTTTCAGACAACCAGAAGTCACCCTTTGCCAATACCTTGTATTTGTCTTTTTTATAAAAGATGGCAGAATGCTCGCCTTTGGCCTGCCCGTCATCGCGACCTAGGCCATACCAGGCATAACCCGGCAGGTTGGCGCTGAGGGTATCTATCTGGTGCCTTAAGCCTTCCTGTGTACCAAAAATGTCGAAGTCATGGAATTGTACCAGGGCGCTGATGATGGGATACCTGCTGGTCCAGAGATTGCCGCTATCACCCTTGTTGTCATAGCGGAGGTTGTAAGAGGCAATGCGTATGTCCTGGGCACTGACCTGGGTAACGAATAAAATAAGTACAATGAGAATAGCTTTGATCTGTTTCATACTGTAGGCTGGAATTTGGTGCAACTTATATATTTTTTAGAAAGCCTGACTACTAGTCCCAACCCGGATTTTGACCCAGCTTAGGATTCATTTGACGATCAGCTTCAGGAATGGGATACAGGTAATGTTTGTCTTCCCAAACACGTTTGATATTGTTCAGCCAGGTCAGTTCACCATACGTGTCTTTGGACAAACGTTGGGGATTGGGTACACCACTCACTACTTCTGCTACATTGATGTAGGTAACGCCTGCTACTTGTGTGGCTGGTTTTACTTTGTAGAAGAACACATCATTTTTACCGTCGCCATTCAGGTCCATCGGCACATCGAGGGCTGGCACATAAAAACCATTCCATTCCTGCTTCAGCAGATCACCACGTTTCCAACGTACCAGGTCGTAGAAACGCAGGCCTTCCAGTGCCAGCTCGATACCCCGCTCACGACGTACTTCCAGTAATACAGCATTGAGGCCGGGGAAGTATTTTGTTTGCAGGTAGGTATCAGCAACCGTGGGCAGCACATCGGTATTACCGGTAATGCCAGCCCGTTTGCGCAAGGCTCCAACGGTCTTCTTCCAGTCATCTGCAGTAAGGGTGCCCAACTCTGCTTTTGCTTCCGCATAGTTCAACAACACTTCTGCAAAACGGATCATGGAAATGGAATTTTCATTGCGGGTGCCGCCATCAGGATAGGTATCATCCACGCACCATTTTATAGGCTGGTAGCCTGTATAGGTATAGGAGAACACGGGAGGGGCTGGTTCAGGTTTGTCGGCATTGATACGTTTGTAATCGCCCATGCGGATGGTTTGCTGCAGGCGCAGGTCACGGCCTTTTACTTCATCTACAAAAGGCATGGTCTCATAGCCCGCCTTACTGGTGAAGGGCGTGCCGTCTATATTCAGGTAGGTGTTGATAAAGGTGCGGGTAAAGCTGAGGCGTGCGCCATAGGTAGCACTTGTCCAATACCAGTTGGCATCATTGAATACACTCAAAGCGGCATCACACACCGCAGCCATGATGATCTCGTTGGTGACCGGTGCTTTGTTGATGAACAACTGACGGTATGATTTATCCGTGCCATTGGCGGTATTCAAACTAAAGCCACCGTCCTTCATTACCTTGTCGGCTGCATTGGCTGCTTCGGTAAGCCACTTGTCAATAGTACCTTCCAGTCCCTTGGCCAATCCATCTTTGTGGTATCTTCTGAAAGTTCCTTCAAACAAGCATACCCTTGATTTGAAAGCATACGCCACATATTTAGTGACCAGGCTGCGCGTTTTATCGTCGGTTGCTTTGATGTTCTCACAGGCATAATTCAGGTCGGCCAATACAGAGTCCATCACTTTGAGGCGGCTGTCCCTTCCATTAAAGAGATTCGAATCGCCTACCGGCATGGTCTTGTTGATCCAGGGCACATCACCAAAGCGTTTTACTTTATCGAAGTAGAAGTAAGCCCTGAAAAAGCGTGCCAGGCCAATATAATTCTTGCGTACATCTTCCGGTATCCTGGGATTGGTGCAATTCTCAATGAAGTAATTGATGTTGCGCAGCTGTGTCCAGGTCCAGCCGGAACTTTGACGGGAATTGAAACCACCTTCGCGTAAAAAGTCAGGCGCTTGTGTGCGTGCGCCGTAGTCACTCATTTCATCACCGCGGTGAATAGCGTTGGCATCGGGCAGTATATCATAAAAAGAGTAAGCATACAATTCCAATCCCTTTTCGCTGCCAAAGACCGCATCTTTAGAAGCCGTTGATTCCGGCAGCTGGTCCAGTTTGTTGCAGCCGGCCATCAGTCCGCCTGCTAATAAGAGCCATAAAAATTGTTGTTTCATAACCTGTGTTATATGTGTTAAACATTCTTTTTAAGAAACGATTTCCGCACATTTCATTCCTCCACTTACATTTAATCAGCGATCAAGCCTCTTTCTGAACCCATTGCCGATTGCCGATTGCCGCCTACAGCGTTACCGACAATCCAAACGTTACACTTTTCAGCATGGGGTAGTTATTACCATTTCCATTGCTGCCATCCGTTAATACCCTGTCAGAGCCCTGGATACTTTCTACGTCGAGGTCTTTGGTGATCTTGTACAAGGGGCTCCATGACCAGACGTTCTCTGCAGAAACATATACCCGGGCGCCAGTGATACCGAAGCGGCCCATGAGACTTTGAGGCAGGTTGTAACCCAGTTGGATATTCTTGAGGCGGATATAAGCTACATTTTGGAGGTACTTGGTTTGCGCCTGTGTAAGCGTAGCTGATCCGTTTTGAGCGATATAACCACGGTAACGGGGGAAATAGGCATTTGGATTGTCTTCAGACCAGATATTGCCTAAGTGCGATTTGGGCAGCCTGTTGTAAGGACGGTTGTATTGTCCCCAGAAGACACCTGCTTCAGCACCGGGATACCAATCCTGCTTGCCTACACCCTGGAAGAAAGCGGTGAGGAAGAAGTTGTTCCACTCCAGATCGAGGTTGATGGCATAACTATACCTTGGTGTAGCATTGCCAATGACCTTACGGTCGCCGGGATTGTTTACCGTGTTGTCACCGTTATTGATCACGCCATCTGGCCCGCCATTCTTGTTCTTGTCAATGTCTGCAAATTTTATATCACCTGGCAGGGTTTGACCGGTGTTGGAAGACTTATATAATTTTTGCTTGTCAGCTTCGCTGAGGTTGGCGGCTGTATAATAACCGTCGGTAACAAAACCCCAGATCTCGCCCAGTTTCTGACCTTCGTAATAGTCTGTCAGTCTTTTTTCCGGGTTGTTGTATTTCGTAACCTCAGCCGAATAATCGCTCAGCACTACGCGTACTGAATAGTTGAATGGTTTGGCTGCTACATTAAATTTATCTCTCCAGGATACGGATAATTCCCATCCTTTGGTTTTCATATCAGCATAGTTGCCCTTGGGCACAGCAGTACCAAATACAGCAGGCAATGACATACCTACGGTAAACATGTCGGTCGTATTGCGGATATAGGCGTCTGCATTTATTTGCAAGCGGTTGGAAAGCAAGCCCATGTCCAGGCCGATATTCTGGGTAGTAGCTGTTTCCCAGGTAAGGCCATCAGGAATAACACCGGGCTGACTGGTGCGCTGCGGACGTACGCCATTCAGTACCCGGCCCGATTGAGAAATGCCAAACTGCTCCTGGAAAGAATAAGATGCGATATTACCATTGCCAAGGGAACCATAAGAGCCCCGTACTTTCAGATCGGAGATAATGGTTCGTGGTACATTCCAGAAAGACTCGTTGGATACACGCCATCCGGCTGATACAGAAGGAAAGAATGCATAACGCTCGTTGGATGGGAACTTGGAAGAGCCGTCATAGCGGCCATCGACTTCCAGCAGGTACCTGTCTTTAAAAACATAGTTTACGCGGAAGAAGCCGCCTACAATATTCCAACGCTCATAGCCGCCATTGGTAGTAATGGCCTGGCCCAGTGCGAGGTTAAGGTCTTGCGCATCTTCGTAGATCAAACCATTGCGCAGGGTTTGCGCCTGCTTGTAGGTAGACTGTTCATAGTTATAACCCGCCATTGCCTTCAGGTAGTGATTGCCTTTTAAACGGTGTTCATATTCACCATACAGGTTGGCAGCGAGGTATTGTGTTTCGCGGTACAGCTCCTGCAGGTCATTGGTATTAGTGCCCACGTACTGAATTACACCGGGCTTCACGCTATAAGGTACCGGTACCCTAATGCGCTTCTCATTGTTGTCTGTATTGCGAACGGTGAAATCTCCTTTCAACCGGATGGTATTCTTTAAGATCTGGGCCGTGAAGCCGGTCGTATTCCGGATCACACGTCTGTCCATGTCAATACCATTCTTTCCGTACCAGAAATCACCTACGGTATAAGCGGCAGAATAACTCAAGGTGCCATCGGGATTGAACATAGGGGCCATATTGTGCCCTTCATCGGCAATATTCCTCCAGATACCACCACCCTCACCCACATTCAGGGGGTTATGGTAGGTCATATTGGAATAATCTGTGTTGTTGTCAATAGTGAGCCAGGGGTATAATTGAATAGAGCCCTTTGCCCGGAAATTGTACATCTTGTAGTCATCCGAATTATAGCGGAAGAGCCCTTCCTGGCCATAATAGCGACCAGTTACATAAAAGCTGGTTTTGCCGCTGCTGCCGGAAAAAGCAATATTGTGGTCAATGGAACTGGTGTTTTTCTTATACAGCTCATGGTACCAATCTGTATTGTCATAATAAACATATTCACCCGCTGCGTTTGTTTCTACCTTGGGAAGGCTGGGATCTTTTGACCTTCTTTCCAGCTCGGCCAGGTAGGCCGGTGAAAACTTCACGGTCTTGTTAACATTCTGCGGCGTTTGGGAATAATCATTCCAGGCAGTCCATGCTTCGTTGAACATTTTGGCAAAGACATAACCATCTGTTACAAAATCAGGAACGGTAGTGGGAGCCTTGATGGAATAATTCATTGAGTAGTTGATACTCGTTTTATCCTTCGAAGGGTTCTTGGTAGTGATCAGCACCACGCCAAATACGCCACGTGCTCCATAAATAGCCGCAGAAGCTGCGTCTTTCAATATGGAGATATTGGCAATGTCATTGGGGTTCAGCATCGCGGGATCGCCTTCTACCCCATCGATCAATACCAGGGCATTACCCTGCTGACCAATAGAAGTATTGCCCCGGATATTAAAGGCAGGTGATTGAATGGGTTTACCATCGCCCAACACGATATTGAGGTTGGGGACAGCGCCTTTTAGCCCCTGGGCCACATTGGGCACAGAACGGTTTTCAAAAACCTCTCCGCTTACCTGGTCTACGGCGCCGGTGAGGTTTACTTTTTTGGTAGTACCATATCCTACCACCACCACATCATTCATGCTGCTGGGAGTGGGTTCCAGTTTTACTGATAAGGTGATCATTTCACCTTGCTTGTAGTGATAACCTTCCAGCACCTTTTTATCATAGCCGATAAAGGAAAAAGTAAAAGTGTAGGGGCCGCCTGGTTCCAGTGCATTGAACACAAAAACGCCGGACGCATTGGTTTGTGTAGCCGTGGAAAACTGATTACTCTTGTTCTGCACCATTACTGATACGGAAGCCATCGGCAATCCGTTTTCATCCTTGATAAGTCCTTTTACCGCAGGTTGTTTTTCCTGCGCAAAGCTTTGGTGGGCCAGCAGTAGCCATAGCAGGCAACCAACCAGCTTCGTACATTGGTGAAGTTGTTTCATAATATGTATGGTTTTGAGAATACTTATCCGTTCCCCCCTGCTGAGGGAGAGCATGCACACATGAAAATGCCAGACCGGTTATTGATTGATCAACCGGTACAGGGTTCCTTCATTGGTCACGGTGATATTATTCAACCCGGCAATAGTGCCCAGTATATCATCCGCCGTTTGCTTTTTTAAAAAACTACCTGTAAACTTTCTTCCTTCGAGATTGATGCTATCAGCGTTAATGGATATTTTATATAGTTCACTGATCTTATTTAATACTTCCGGTAAAGGTGTATTGGAGAAACTGATCTCGGTTGTTGATTCGGTAATACTGCCATCTGCCTGTATGGGTTCAATAAGTTTAGAGGGTGTCGGCGCCTGGGGTTCTTTGCGCTTAAATTGATTGTCGGCCAGGTTGAAAGCAAATTCATCTCCTGGTTTCAGGAATATAGGTTTAGCGGTTTGTTGTAAATTTTTCAGTACTACTTTTCCTTCGATCAGTTGTACCGTCGATGTTTGACTGCTGTCATACGCTGCGATCCTGAATGTGGTACCCAGGGCAGTAGTGGAAAACCCTTTGGTGAATACGGTGAAGGGCCGGGACTTATCTTTTGCTACGCGAAACAAGGCTTCGCCCTGCAGGTTGATGTTTCGCTGAGCGGAATCAAATGGCTGGTAGCAAACGATCGAACTATTGGCATGGAGTGCTACTACGCTTCCATCGTCCAATGTATAGGATATAACTTTATTACTGGTATTCCTAAATTGCTTTTCCTTATTGATTGCCGGTACTTGCGGCACAATTGCTATGGGAGTTGCTTTTTTAACGGGAACCTGCATAAACTTGTAAACGCCTGCAAAAGCTGTTGCTATCAGTGCCGCAGCTGCGAGGCGAAACAATGGCCTGGCAGTAATGGATCTGTTGGTGATTGCTTTTTCAATGTGCCCGAACCATCGGTTGCTGCGATCGGCAGACAGTTGCCGGGTAGCTTCAAATGCTTCCCATTCCTGATCGGGCAGCCACTCCTCTAATTCATCCTTATGCGCCTGGAGATACGCGTACACCCTGGAGGCTTCTTCGGGTGTGCAGTTGTTTTCAAAAAATCGATGTATCAATTCTTTGCTGATCTCCATACGCAGATTGCTTTGTGCTACCTATAATACGTTTGGTCGTAAGCTTTACACCCACGGCCCGTTTATTTTATTTTATCTTGTTGTTGGAATAGCCGTTATGGGGAATATTAAGGCCATAACATAAGCAGGGCTAATATAGAAATGTATTCATTCATCTTCCTGATCTCCCGTACTGCCCGGTTGATCTGGTTCTCCACTGTTTTTTTGGAAATGGAAAGGCTGTCTGCTATTTCCTTATTGGATAATCCCTCCAGGCGGAAGCCAATGATCCGCCGGCGCATGGGCGACAAATGTGCGAGACTGTTCATGATCGCCGTAAGCTTGTTGTCGTCTGCAGAATAATGAGGCGCTTCTTCGGGAATATCTGTTTGTTCGATTACCTGGAAAGAAACCGTTCTGTTAGCGGCATGGCGGCGAAGAATATCGATCATGCTGGTTTTAGCGATGCGAAATAGTTGCCAGGAAAGAGGAAGCGCTGCATTTAGCTTGTGGCGGTAACGCCAAAACTTTATAAAGGTCAACTGAACCAACTCTTCACTTATATCGTCCGACTTTGTTTTTTGCAGGAAGTACGCGTATAGTTTCTCATGAAACAAATCATAAGCTTGCCGGAAGGCAAGTTCATCGCCCTTCCGGATGCTATTTATCAGTGCCCTGTCCATTAGCTCCTTTTGATTCGTTGGCAAGTTAGTTAGGATACAAAAGTAGCCGGATTAAGTGATTGTTAACAAGCTGACTGCGAAACCGGTTGAGTGGCCGTCCGGACTGACTTTCAGCGTTTTCGCCGGCCTCTTAAAATTCAGGGAAAGAAAAGAAATATTTGCCGAATAAGACCAATCGGTCTAATTTTATAACTTGGCTACAAAAGCAGAAAAGACGAGGGAATACATCATTGAGAAAGCGGCTCCGCTTTTCAATAAGAAGGGTTATGCCGGCACTTCCATGAACGATATTATGGAAGCCACCGGACTGGCCAAGGGAGGCTTGTATGGTAATTTCAAGAACAAGGATGAAATTGCTGCCGCCGCTTTTGAGTTTTCTTACCAACGGCTCAAAGCAGACCTGGGCGCCAGGGTAGGGCCTAAGAAGACAGCGATGGAAAAGCTGCACGCCATTCTTCAATATTACAGGAACTATACGGTGAACCCGCCCATCGAAGGTGGCTGTCCCCTGATGAATACAGGATTGGATGCGGATGATACTTATCCCTTCCTGAAAAGGAAAGCCAAAGAAGCTTTGCTGGAAATGCTTCATACCCTGCAGCGGATATTAAAAAAAGGCGTGGACAATGGTGAGATCAATCCTGGCATTGAAATAAAAAAGGAAGCAGAGATCATTTATGCGCAAATAGAAGGAGGCATTATGATGGCCCAGGTGGCTGATGATGTGGCGATGCTTAACCGCATGCTGGATCATTTAAAAGACCATATGAAAGAACGGTACAGCATATAATATTTTTTTGTCTATAAAGAGACCGATTGGTCTAATCTGTTTAAACATCAAATATTCTTATCAAATGGAATTGCAAAGCACCTACAGGGTACGTTTTAATGATTGTGATCCCCTTGGTCACCTCAACAACGCCAGGTATATAGATTACCTGCTCAATGCCCGGGAAGATCACCTGGGTGAGTTTTACCACCTGAGTCTGCCCCAGTTTCACCGGCAAGGTCTTGCCTGGGTGGTCAAGACACATGACATTCAGTACATCAAGCCGGCTTATTACAATGAGAAAGTAACCATCGTTTCCCGACTGGTGGAGTTAACAGATACTTACATCCGGGTGGAAATGTTGATGTATGATGAAAAACAGCAGGCGCTAAAGGCAGTATTGTGGACAAACTTCACCTGCATTGACCCACAGACAGGAAAGCGCAAAAACCATACACCGGAATTTATGGACCTGGCCCGTACCATGGACCTCCATACAGTAGACCTTGCTGGCGGGGTAGCTGAAAGGGTAAAGCAATTGCAGGCCCAGGCAAAAGCCAATGCTGCCTGATCTAAATACGGAAACTTACTACCATACGGCACCCTTTGCCGGGCGATGAATGAAAGGCCACCTGGCCATTGAAGATCTCTGCCCGGTTGATGATATTGGTAATGCCGATACCCATGCGTTTTTGTTGTATATCAAACCCTTTGCCATCATCGGCTACTGTAAGGGATAATACGGACCCTGCCTGTTGTACTGCAATGCTGATGTGCCGGGCTGCTGCGTGGGTGAGAATATTGTTGAGCTGCTCCTGCATGATGCGGAACAAGGTCATTTTCAGTTTATCGTCCAGCCGGTTTTCATCCGGCAGGAAGAAGTCAACGGAAATCTGAAACCGGTTGCCGATGCGGATGCTTTCCACCAGGTTTTCGATAGAAAGCTGCAGGCCTATTTCGCGCTGGTATACCTGGATCAGCGATTTTGATAACTCCCTGATCTCTTTGATAGCGCTGTTGATCATGTCTTCGGCGCGCTGCATCATATGCTGCTGTTCCGCTGCATTGCCCCTTCCGTATTCGAGGCAAACTTTGGCGGTACTCAATATCTGCTTTACATTATCATGCAGCTCCTGGCCAATATGGGCTCTTTCCTTTTCCTGTGCTTCAATAGCCGCCTGCATGATCTCTTTCTGTCTGTTGATCTTTTCATCCATTAATTGGTGGCGGAGATCTTCCGATTCCTGTACCAGCGCTGCTGTTTTCACCCGCTCGGTTACATCCCGGAAATTACATACAATGCCATTTACTCCTTCTGTTTTTAGCATATTCGTTACTATGCCTTCCACCCAGATCAACCGGTTGCCCATTGCATAAGCCCTCGATTTAACAGGAATAGATATACCAGGGCTATTCAGTACATCCAGGAACTTTTCAGCCAGTTCAGGTATATCGTCCGGATAAATAAAATCGAATGCATTTTCGCCTGTAAGGTCGGTTAGTTTTCTTCCAAAGTGTTTTTCTATCGAGGGACTGCCATATATAATATTGCCTGTATGATCTATTACAACAATGATATCGGTTCCGTTCTCTATCAGTGAGCGAAACCTTGTATGACTTTCCTGTAGTCTGCGGTTGTTATTGATCTCGGCAGTAATATCACTGGCAAAACAGGAAATTCCATTGATGGCGCCTTCTTTATACATGGGGTTGATGGAAACTTCAAAATACCGGGGTCGCCCATGGATCAGGAATTGAGATACAAACCGTTGTCCGCTCCCTTCAAAAGCCTGCTGGTAAATATTCTTCCATTCTTCGGTTTTTGAGGGATCCAGCAGGCCCAGTATGTCCAGCATTTTATCACCGGGTTTTGCTTCTACGCCAACAACCTCTTTAATGAGTTTGAGCAATGCATTATTTAATATGATATAGCTCATTTCGAGGTCCACACTCCACACATATCCATCCAGGCTTTCCACCAACGCGTCGAGGTTAGCGGCTTTTTTGTGGACCTGTTGGGTGATATGCGCTTGCTTAAGGTGCCTGGTTTTAGCAGCGGCAATAGGAACATTGGGATCTATTCGCATAGAAATAGGTATTACTCAGGTATTTGTTAATGAAACTACCTGAATCAGAAGGCCTTAGCCAATAATTATCGCACGTATACGGTATGGTTGGGCGGAAAGGGGAGTGTATAAAATTAAAAAAGTATACTATAAACTACTAATATTCTTTTAAGAGTAAGTATGTAGGTGGGCGATAGTACCGGCTCAGGCGGTTTTTTTTCGTTGTACCAGGTAGAGACCTGCAATAACCAACAGCATGCCTGCCATAGCGTAAAGGCCAATAGGTTCTTTCATCAATACGTTTGCAATAATATACCCGGACACCGGGCAAAGGAACAGCCAAAAGGAGGCTTTCACCGCATTATCCCGCAACAGGTACAGCCAAAGTTGTACGGCCACGATGGATACGGGTATGGCCAGCCACAATACAGAACCTATAAAATGCCTATCCCATACATTCTTAGCGGGGTTATAAGTGATGGCGGCAGCTGGCAGCAGAAAGATACCACCCAGCAAGGTTTGCCAGCCATTGATGGTTAATATATGCAGGTCGCTCCATTGCTGGCGGGAAAAATAAAGTACGCCGATAGAATACACCAGCATACTGCCCATCAGCAAACTAATCCCAAAGGGAGTAGCCATACTCTGGTGCATCAGGGGCCAGGCAGCCAATACCACGCCGGTACTGCACAACAATAAACTGGTAATAGTAATGGGTTTTAAACGCTGGCGGAACAACAGGGAGGTCATCAGGCTGATAAATACCGGATTGGTAGCGATGGCCAGGGAACCCAGTCCCGGCGAAACCTCCTGCATGGCTACTATATAGACACCCAGGTAGATGGAAATATTCAAAACGCCATATATAGCCAACTGCTTCCATTCCTTACCGTGCGGCAAGCGTTTGCCCATTAGTACATGTGCGATGAGCAGCATCACGATCCCTGCCAGGAAGAAGCGGGCAATACAGATCACAAAGGGCTGGGCAGACAGTAATCCTATCTTGGTTGCGGTGGAGGCAGATGACCACAACACGGCGAAGAACAAGCCCGCTACAAACAGCAGAA encodes:
- a CDS encoding PAS domain-containing sensor histidine kinase; protein product: MRIDPNVPIAAAKTRHLKQAHITQQVHKKAANLDALVESLDGYVWSVDLEMSYIILNNALLKLIKEVVGVEAKPGDKMLDILGLLDPSKTEEWKNIYQQAFEGSGQRFVSQFLIHGRPRYFEVSINPMYKEGAINGISCFASDITAEINNNRRLQESHTRFRSLIENGTDIIVVIDHTGNIIYGSPSIEKHFGRKLTDLTGENAFDFIYPDDIPELAEKFLDVLNSPGISIPVKSRAYAMGNRLIWVEGIVTNMLKTEGVNGIVCNFRDVTERVKTAALVQESEDLRHQLMDEKINRQKEIMQAAIEAQEKERAHIGQELHDNVKQILSTAKVCLEYGRGNAAEQQHMMQRAEDMINSAIKEIRELSKSLIQVYQREIGLQLSIENLVESIRIGNRFQISVDFFLPDENRLDDKLKMTLFRIMQEQLNNILTHAAARHISIAVQQAGSVLSLTVADDGKGFDIQQKRMGIGITNIINRAEIFNGQVAFHSSPGKGCRMVVSFRI
- a CDS encoding DMT family transporter, which produces MTEQEALLKADKSKGVLLFVAGLFFAVLWSSASTATKIGLLSAQPFVICIARFFLAGIVMLLIAHVLMGKRLPHGKEWKQLAIYGVLNISIYLGVYIVAMQEVSPGLGSLAIATNPVFISLMTSLLFRQRLKPITITSLLLCSTGVVLAAWPLMHQSMATPFGISLLMGSMLVYSIGVLYFSRQQWSDLHILTINGWQTLLGGIFLLPAAAITYNPAKNVWDRHFIGSVLWLAIPVSIVAVQLWLYLLRDNAVKASFWLFLCPVSGYIIANVLMKEPIGLYAMAGMLLVIAGLYLVQRKKTA